From one Ooceraea biroi isolate clonal line C1 chromosome 7, Obir_v5.4, whole genome shotgun sequence genomic stretch:
- the LOC105282408 gene encoding dentin sialophosphoprotein isoform X2, protein MSAKKTSSSPKACCFCNLADDNELEYGKIYEHNGIVTHYYCLLLSSNMEQKGQDNEGILGFLTEDIQKELRRGKRLVCTYCRKSGATLGCCNVKCKRIFHFPCGLKAGSLHQFFGEFKSYCINHKPKQNIDQHILKEISSIDNLLCYICYDKVNPSDHVETLWAPCCKKDAWFHRKCVQQLAMSAGYFFKCPLCNNKKEFQKVMQENGIFVPSQDASWELVPNAFEELLYRHDQCDAVLCLCPKGRKYTSSNAKWELVLCRTCGSQGIHMSCGQLKWANPVWDCVECTSILGKAIKDKENVRSSSSNGSSLREFDSDSDTDISVGTEFPLQYASPNFDLSPSSSSSSLPDIMSNIKLRPGPRSFKLQQQIKAQQISKQIVELKYFDLKRNETDTNNAKYKDNSLVKNDTVKIKSLTSKESSSQERREENDTQKNDKQTDCREERKSSVSNNNDEKLMEKKADIIIIESDDDNDGGDDDNNNDDDDDVKIILSKQTMSQTPLQRSNKPLGLITDKSVLPEDSNVAFPKMESIDRQNADASESEIASKNTSVIVRQSSAASPRESTANSLSLNSEDADADVDTVDINGSPIMSIKITNVTSVLPEVFESTPDIICEDDALKNSVNSVSALKRKVFEEYVRSMMPLKRSVPEASNVADNGHKKIKRDKFCENYTTHGCMKPYATAPDTSARQNRGTSPIKPDEISKAAEDPSKCMSADGSFNSSLNVSRKKDYKDTSSKTCEISASSLNDAQRNDPSLSLHQMSNNCTDQVKSRHSVEGSTLCNVQSKQENSLRETANTHLHFNECNSQLDSTSNLNSTNNQDTSNNEANAVCAAPLSSLTLPERLQTLNNITGINNNQTVFKNQDITIRAVNPTTCAGNNNRTGVSNKHKIVTSAREKSNAKVSSLKYPGHESPNKCDGDAGTSRAETRSTGQRKRHFPSDHSGKNGAIGYPQSLATTRSVFLHVTSNHNTCHQPRLIPQYMDLNNLKFRACESDNVQMILYDTFSVNISMKNPKESRKRLESLAPPKEYTFIPRRRDETSSSKDYIADERIDKFYCTLKSETHLINDKTKCITRSRDDAKENLDPIKSRTLSRNDVFSNSTLMNNTDDAVTPSDYICENDNEMMRFVSSDTNVSTFTRRICNMNIDNIADNIEFVRNDCNQLSRINFEDVQQQVAASNVISESKEEKTSNDRFSEEIDKVERSINSDLNIVSRNKSVEKVLQDNITFFVNKHVDDDRELRYDSVDDASVLSNDKCLSRMNVVRLKAQNRRSARVANITYNEHNILNKQIDTYNADGFIQCRTFYENTANHKSESNAKRSIKSCFKISIDLCKIQNLLDTRPELFTNQDCNDNHWRKSSLCS, encoded by the exons ATGTCTGCCAAGAAAACCTCCTCTTCTCCTAAAGCCTGTTGCTTCTGCAACCTGGCGGACGACAACGAATTGGAATACGGGAAGATTTACGAGCACAATGGGATTGTCAcacattattattgttta ctcCTGTCCTCGAACATGGAGCAGAAGGGCCAAGACAACGAGGGAATACTTGGATTTTTGACAGAAGATATACAGAAGGAACTTCGCAGGGGAAAAAGATTG gTATGTACATATTGCAGAAAGAGTGGTGCTACTTTAGGCTGTTGCAATGTCAAATGCAAGCGCATTTTCCACTTCCCTTGTGGTTTAAAGGCTGGTTCTTTGCATCAGTTCTTTGGAGAATTTAA ATCATATTGCATAAATCATAAGCCAAAGCAAAATATAGATCAACATATTTTAAAGGAAATTAGTTCGATAGATAATTTATTGTGTTACATTTGTTATGATAAAGTAAACCCGTCTGATCATGTAGAGACTTTGTGGGCTCCTTGTTGTAAAAAAGATGCATGGTTTCATCGTAAATGTGTTCAG CAACTTGCTATGAGCGCAGGATATTTTTTCAAGTGCccattatgtaataataagaaGGAGTTTCAAAAAGTTATGCAAGAAAATGGTATTTTCGTCCCGAGTCA GGATGCTTCTTGGGAATTAGTACCGAACGCTTTCGAAGAACTTTTGTACAGGCACGATCAGTGTGACGCTGTATTGTGCCTATGCccgaaaggaagaaaatacACAAGTAGCAATGC GAAATGGGAATTGGTACTATGTCGCACCTGTGGCTCACAGGGTATTCATATGTCCTGTGGGCAATTAAAATGGGCTAATCCTGTATGGGACTGTGTCGAATGTACTTCCATATTAG gTAAGGCAATTAAAGACAAGGAGAATGTAAGATCAAGTAGTTCTAACGG TTCTAGTCTAAGAGAGTTCGATTCGGATAGCGATACGGACATTTCTGTGGGAACTGAGTTTCCCCTACAATACGCGTCGCCTAATTTTGATCTTAGTCCCAGTTCATCATCCAGTTCCTTACCGGATATTATGTCGAACATTAAATTGCGACCTGGACCGCGATCTTTCAAGTTGCAGCAACAAATTAAAGCGCAACAGATAAGCAAACA GATTGTGGAATTGAAGTATTTCGATCTAAAGAGAAATGAAACTGACacaaataatgcaaaatataaagataattcgCTAGTGAAGAATGATACCGTAAAGATAAAATCTTTGACCAGCAAGGAGAGTAGTTCTCAGGAAAGAAGGGAAGAAAACGATACGCAGAAAAACGATAAGCAAACTGACTGTCGAGAAGAGAGGAAATCGTCAGTCAGCAATAACAATGATGAAAAACTGATGGAGAAAAAGGCAGATATTATCATAATCGAAAGTGATGACGACAAtgacggcggcgacgacgacaacaataatgatgacgacgatgatgtaAAG ataattttatcgaAACAAACGATGTCTCAAACTCCATTACAACGATCGAACAAACCGCTAGGTTTGATAACAGATAAATCGGTATTGCCTGAAGACTCAAACGTGGCATTCCCGAAAATGGAGAGCATCGATCGACAGAACGCTGATGCATCGGAATCAGAAATTGCAAGCAAAAATACGTCCGTCATCGTGAGGCAATCTAGTGCAGCTTCGCCGCGAGAATCCACGGCAAACTCTCTTTCATTGAACAGTGAAGACGCAGATGCGGACGTGGACACGGTGGATATAAATGGAAGCCCCATCATGAGTATAAAAATTACCAACGTCACTTCCGTGCTACCCGAAGTGTTCGAAAGCACACCAGATATCATTTGCGAGGACGATGCGTTAAAGAATTCTGTGAACTCTGTTTCCGCGTTGAAAAGGAAAGTTTTCGAGGAGTACGTCAGGTCGATGATGCCTCTGAAGCGCAGCGTACCCGAAG CGAGCAATGTTGCGGACAATGGTCACAAGAAGATCAAAAGAGACAAGTTCTGCGAAAACTACACGACACATGGCTGCATGAAACCCTACGCTACTGCACCTGACACCAGTGCGCGACAAAACAGGGGGACATCTCCAATTAAGCCCGACGAGATTAGTAAAGCTGCTGAGGATCCTTCAAAATGCATGTCTGCAGATGGAAGTTTTAATTCATCGCTGAATGTTAGTCGAAAAAAAGATTACAAAGATACATCATCTAAAACGTGTGAAATTTCCGCTTCGTCGTTAAATGACGCTCAAAGAAATGATCCATCCCTGTCACTTCACCAAATGAGCAACAACTGTACAGATCAAGTTAAATCGCGTCATTCAGTAGAAGGCAGCACACTATGTAACGTACAATCGAAGCAAGAAAACTCCTTGAGGGAAACAGCGAACACGCATTTGCACTTTAATGAGTGCAACAGTCAACTCGACTCAACGTCGAACCTGAATTCTACAAATAACCAAGATACAAGCAATAATGAAGCGAACGCCGTGTGCGCGGCACCATTGAGCAGTCTAACTTTGCCGGAAAGGCTACAGACGCTAAATAACATCACTGGGATTAACAATAATCAAACTGTGTTCAAGAATCAGGACATCACGATAAGAGCAGTCAATCCAACTACGTGTGCTGGAAATAACAATCGAACAGGAGTGTCGAATAAGCATAAAATAGTTACTTcagcgagagagaaatcaaACGCTAAAGTATCTAGTCTAAAGTATCCTGGCCACGAATCTCCAAACAAA TGTGACGGGGATGCAGGCACCAGTCGTGCCGAGACTAGATCAACTGGCCAGAGGAAGCGACATTTCCCAAGCGACCACAGTGGGAA AAATGGGGCCATTGGTTATCCACAAAGTCTCGCCACAACGCGCAGTGTCTTCCTCCATGTTACAAGCAACCATAATACCTGTCATCAACCTAGACTAATACCACAGTACATGGACCTGAATAATCTCAAGTTTCGTGCCTGCGAATCTGATAATGTTCAG ATGATTTTATATGATACATTCTCTGTAAATATCTCGATGAAAAATCCCAAGGAAAGCAGGAAGAGGTTGGAAAGTTTAGCTCCTCCGAAAGAGTACACGTTTATTCCTCGTAGACGAGATGAGACTTCATCCAGCAAAGATTACATCGCGGACGAACGTATCGATAAGTTCTATTGCACTTTGAAGAGCGAGACCCATTTGATTAATGACAAGACTAAATGTATAACGCGTAGCCGTGACGACGCGAAAGAAAATTTAGATCCGATCAAATCGAGAACACTCTCGCGCAACGATGTATTTAGCAATAGCACTTTGATGAATAACACTGATGACGCCGTGACTCCAAGTGACTACATTTGCGAGAATGACAATGAAATGATGCGATTCGTGTCAAGTGATACCAATGTAAGCACGTTCACGCGAAGGATTTGTAACATGAACATAGATAATATAGCAGATAATATAGAATTTGTGCGAAACGATTGCAATCAACTTTCACGAATCAATTTTGAGGACGTGCAGCAGCAAGTCGCGGCAAGTAACGTAATATCTGAATCTAAAGAAGAAAAGACCAGTAATGACCGATTTTCTGAAGAGATTGACAAGGTAGAACGCAGCATTAATtctgatttaaatattgttagcAGGAATAAAAGCGTTGAGAAGGTACTGCAAGATAATATCACTTTTTTTGTAAACAaacacgtcgatgacgatagaGAACTTAGGTACGATAGCGTAGATGATGCGTCAGTATTGTCGAATGATAAATGTTTGAGCAGAATGAACGTTGTGAGGTTGAAAGCACAGAATCGGAGAAGCGCGCGTGTAGCGAACATTACGTATAAcgaacataatattttaaataaacagaTTGATACGTATAATGCCGACGGGTTTATTCAATGTAGGACATTTTACGAGAATACTGCAAATCATAAGAGCGAGAGTAATGCCAAACGTAGTATCAAGTCTTGTTTCAAAATCAGTATAGATTtgtgtaaaatacaaaatcttCTCGATACCAGGCCAGAATTATTTACAAATCAAGATTGTAATGATAATCATTGGCGTAAAAGTTCCTTATGTAGTTGA